A single Desulfobaculum xiamenense DNA region contains:
- a CDS encoding class I SAM-dependent methyltransferase — protein MSERSMKPGDFTALAQNYSAFRPRYADIIVDTVFGLQNRPAREIDVVDVGAGTGIWTRMMAQKGPASIRAVEPNDEMRRMGVADSSALPIQWCKGNAENTGLETDSCDILSMASSFHWADFDSAVKEFDRVLRPGGIFLALWNPREIKAGSIFDEIEHKIYELNPAIKRRSSGNSTFTDGLFASLTQCGLFRDVLYMESFHKEMRSVDAYIGAWRSVNDVRSQLGEEKFEEFLAFVEQRLDGMNELEVEYRTRAWIARKRA, from the coding sequence ATGTCTGAACGCTCCATGAAACCCGGCGACTTTACAGCCCTTGCGCAGAACTATTCCGCATTCCGCCCCAGATACGCTGACATCATCGTGGACACGGTCTTCGGACTTCAGAACAGACCTGCCCGAGAAATCGACGTCGTCGATGTCGGCGCCGGAACCGGCATCTGGACCAGAATGATGGCCCAGAAGGGCCCCGCCTCCATCCGCGCGGTGGAACCCAACGACGAGATGCGGCGAATGGGCGTTGCAGACTCCTCCGCGCTCCCCATTCAATGGTGCAAGGGAAATGCGGAAAACACCGGTCTGGAAACGGACTCCTGCGATATCCTCTCCATGGCCTCGTCCTTCCACTGGGCGGATTTCGACAGTGCAGTCAAGGAATTCGACCGCGTCCTGCGCCCCGGCGGAATCTTCCTCGCGCTCTGGAATCCCCGCGAAATCAAGGCTGGTAGCATCTTCGACGAAATCGAACACAAGATCTACGAGCTGAACCCCGCCATCAAGCGCCGCTCCTCGGGCAATTCCACTTTCACGGACGGGCTATTCGCATCGCTCACGCAGTGCGGCCTCTTCAGGGACGTGCTCTACATGGAATCCTTCCACAAGGAGATGCGCAGCGTGGACGCCTATATTGGCGCATGGCGCTCCGTGAACGATGTTCGCTCCCAGCTAGGTGAAGAGAAATTCGAGGAATTCCTCGCATTCGTTGAGCAACGCCTTGACGGGATGAACGAGCTGGAGGTCGAGTACCGTACAAGGGCATGGATCGCCCGCAAGCGCGCGTAG
- the mnmE gene encoding tRNA uridine-5-carboxymethylaminomethyl(34) synthesis GTPase MnmE — MQHNVSIRDTVAAIATPPGSGGVGIVRLSGPQSRAVGHRLFRSSRPTFEDFRPYMLHHGWALDERGEPLDECLAVFMPGPGSYTAEDVVEFQCHGGPAVVRAVLAAVLACGVRAAGPGEFTYRAFINGRLDLTQAEAVAEMIAAPTRAGMTLAQTRLSGALGERIAELRSRLEHLRAQLCVAVDFPEDEVECLAPDEFSVGVREVADAVRALIANFERGRCWREGALTVLAGQVNAGKSSLMNALLGRERAIVTDIPGTTRDYLEEAVNLDGLPVRLVDTAGIRETEDAVERAGLERSRDMAERADLVLLVVDRTRPVAAEDIGLAQRLGPQRVLAVLNKSDLAEGHAHEEGDATGAGWFVRAGFETVRVSARTGAGLDRLCDRIRERVVGSGGEPDAGEVVPNLRQSQALSQALDELCALDADIAAGIPYDLLGVRLEAACTILGEITGEIAPADVLNSIFSTFCIGK, encoded by the coding sequence ATGCAGCACAACGTCTCCATACGCGATACCGTGGCCGCCATCGCCACGCCTCCCGGTTCCGGTGGTGTCGGCATCGTCCGGTTGAGCGGTCCGCAGAGCCGGGCCGTCGGCCATCGCCTGTTCCGGTCCTCGCGTCCTACCTTCGAGGATTTTCGGCCCTACATGCTTCATCACGGCTGGGCGCTCGACGAGCGCGGCGAGCCTCTCGACGAGTGCCTCGCGGTGTTCATGCCCGGTCCCGGGTCGTACACGGCCGAGGATGTGGTGGAGTTCCAGTGCCACGGCGGCCCCGCCGTGGTTCGCGCCGTGCTCGCGGCCGTGCTGGCCTGCGGCGTGCGCGCCGCCGGTCCCGGCGAATTCACCTATCGCGCCTTCATCAACGGCCGCCTCGACCTCACGCAGGCCGAGGCCGTGGCCGAGATGATCGCCGCCCCCACCCGCGCGGGCATGACGCTGGCGCAGACGCGGCTGTCCGGTGCCCTTGGCGAGCGCATCGCCGAGCTTCGCTCCCGGTTGGAGCATCTGCGCGCCCAACTCTGCGTGGCCGTGGATTTCCCCGAGGACGAGGTGGAATGCCTCGCTCCGGACGAGTTTTCCGTCGGCGTGCGCGAGGTGGCCGACGCCGTGCGCGCGCTCATCGCGAATTTCGAGCGCGGCCGCTGCTGGCGCGAGGGCGCGCTCACCGTGCTGGCCGGTCAGGTCAACGCTGGCAAGTCCAGCCTCATGAACGCCCTTCTGGGCCGCGAACGCGCCATCGTGACCGACATCCCCGGCACCACGCGCGACTACCTCGAAGAGGCAGTCAATCTCGACGGCCTGCCCGTGCGCCTCGTGGATACGGCGGGCATTCGGGAGACCGAGGACGCCGTGGAGCGCGCCGGTCTGGAGCGTAGCCGCGACATGGCCGAGCGGGCCGATCTCGTTTTGCTGGTGGTGGACCGTACCCGGCCCGTGGCGGCGGAGGACATCGGCCTCGCCCAGCGGCTTGGTCCGCAGCGTGTGCTGGCGGTGCTCAATAAGAGCGACCTCGCTGAGGGCCACGCGCATGAGGAGGGCGACGCCACCGGAGCCGGATGGTTCGTGCGGGCCGGTTTCGAGACCGTGCGCGTGTCGGCCCGGACCGGTGCGGGGCTCGACCGCCTGTGCGACCGCATCCGCGAGCGTGTGGTGGGCAGCGGTGGCGAGCCGGACGCCGGGGAGGTCGTGCCCAACCTGCGTCAGTCGCAGGCGCTTTCGCAGGCCCTCGACGAACTGTGCGCCCTCGATGCGGACATCGCGGCGGGCATTCCCTATGATTTGCTTGGGGTGCGGCTTGAGGCGGCGTGCACCATCCTCGGGGAGATCACGGGCGAGATTGCTCCCGCCGACGTGCTTAATTCGATCTTCAGCACCTTCTGCATCGGCAAGTAG
- a CDS encoding class I adenylate cyclase has translation MDATALLLTRFTDELFAALAKPAAVQTVAEQAAGHFRTADRDNQDIARAASVAACILSSLALVASEPTITDRVFSALAMLGPAGELRAAMLLCDPRLPERVAEAARAKLPPNRHLALMNRILATRRAIPPRELTATLDRLREIENDDPEAVLMFLAQLTARGDSAAYPIQNELLRGRFGLWAQELLNMDLDQEQRRYMARTAGHLESPIISSRLARILKGATPETIPHILSAMGGTPAADDVTRKAAELFLRHQNPGVRIAAARALRTMNAPTLPAALASLWQADAALAHEAAALALSCPWTTIKAVLKALPDTTRPQALVLLCALAARIDPEAFAATGITIDDVPQPAPFEAQPPQVPDAPQDEAHTAQPATSLLHKVTERFGAKQATEHSSAAQGLVALADGGTSTGGTFTESSATHTTFTATVFDNATFRDCTFSASQFVNVRFDRCTFERTDFTACAFRTAALSGCTLRDCRLSGATLSGGTISACTLTGCLLDGARLDGCAVEDTTVSASTLFGAMLSGVSIRSSEFAGTDLSRATLDRAAFSGIELTDCLFDGCIARGCTFVNTPVRACSFANAWFTATTADDAELRAARDRTEDAIIRAPIGAKPTATAKPAAQLTALERFAAIRDMRRHMGHWLRANHRRLDWCAAKLGPEAADMLAALPALVEAPAMPADGAPAPGCRIDGFVPTRHCLLSLERLTGIRRTPDPEAGAVPIRVEGLYTIGSVGSIAQTARSDIDMWLCADESAADKATRQAFRDKLAAIERFAEERHALELHFFVMDMASVRDNDFGLSDKESAGSSQALLLKEEFYRTALCLAGRKPAWWATGPGTDEKAYARAAGTQPERIGLPDAALADIGHLPRIPAEEFFGASLWQIVKALKSPFKSIMKFALLEAYTDSRDAPTICERLRENVTAGLRDFWSVDPYAVLFREVNRHFAEGGRAEAQALVAMAFDQRTGFTRMEPTTGRSADVRGFSFIEYFFPHCPAELPSASATRRTQSLRPASVNGVQSFSRQMELGRQVARFMFQTYENIRAMSGQADGVRITDEDLTRLGRKIFAHFQPRPGKIMHIPFMNSPRGMFASMHIACENAPGKPTEWVASGELAGQKGKNKRNEEMHRERHPVRLAAWLAGNGIHSPGMQLSGQNIVAPASLPDLASLLDALSHTFGRADVFDAPVEETLRPERVTRALVAVNMLTEREAKTYGDVALVYATNWGELFCIVKPKALALLKDDPRGFVRANSGAEMDADAPLAVWMPKKCLAPRIATG, from the coding sequence ATGGACGCTACGGCCCTTCTGCTCACCCGCTTCACCGACGAACTCTTCGCTGCGCTCGCCAAACCGGCCGCCGTGCAGACCGTGGCGGAGCAGGCCGCCGGGCACTTCCGCACGGCGGACCGCGACAATCAGGACATCGCCCGCGCGGCGTCGGTGGCGGCCTGCATCCTGTCGAGCCTCGCCCTCGTGGCCTCGGAGCCGACCATCACGGACCGCGTCTTCTCGGCGCTCGCCATGCTCGGCCCGGCAGGAGAGCTGCGCGCCGCCATGCTCCTGTGCGACCCGCGCCTTCCCGAACGCGTGGCCGAGGCCGCTCGCGCCAAGCTGCCCCCCAATCGCCACCTCGCGCTCATGAACCGCATCCTCGCGACGCGCAGAGCCATCCCCCCGCGCGAGTTGACCGCCACCCTCGACCGCCTGCGCGAGATCGAAAACGACGACCCCGAGGCCGTGCTCATGTTTCTGGCGCAACTCACCGCGCGCGGCGACAGCGCGGCCTACCCCATCCAAAACGAGCTTCTGCGCGGACGCTTCGGCCTGTGGGCGCAGGAACTGCTCAACATGGACCTCGATCAGGAGCAGCGCCGCTACATGGCCCGCACCGCCGGGCACCTCGAATCGCCGATCATCAGCTCGCGGCTGGCGCGCATCCTCAAGGGGGCCACCCCGGAGACCATTCCGCACATCCTCTCGGCCATGGGCGGCACCCCGGCGGCGGACGACGTCACCCGCAAGGCGGCGGAACTCTTCCTGCGTCACCAGAATCCGGGGGTGCGCATCGCCGCCGCACGCGCCCTGCGCACCATGAACGCGCCCACCCTTCCTGCCGCGCTGGCCTCGCTATGGCAGGCGGACGCCGCACTCGCCCACGAGGCCGCCGCCCTTGCGCTGTCCTGCCCGTGGACGACCATCAAGGCGGTCCTGAAGGCTCTGCCGGACACGACACGTCCGCAGGCCCTCGTTCTGCTCTGCGCGCTGGCAGCCCGCATCGATCCGGAAGCCTTCGCCGCCACAGGCATCACCATCGACGATGTGCCGCAGCCCGCGCCCTTCGAGGCCCAGCCCCCACAGGTTCCAGACGCGCCACAGGACGAGGCGCACACGGCGCAGCCCGCCACCTCGCTGCTGCACAAGGTCACCGAACGATTCGGCGCGAAGCAAGCCACGGAGCACTCGTCCGCAGCGCAAGGCCTCGTCGCCCTCGCGGACGGGGGCACATCGACCGGGGGCACCTTCACCGAAAGCTCGGCCACACACACGACCTTCACCGCAACAGTCTTCGACAACGCGACCTTTCGCGACTGCACCTTCAGCGCATCGCAGTTCGTCAACGTCCGCTTCGACCGCTGCACCTTCGAGCGCACGGACTTCACGGCCTGCGCCTTCCGGACCGCCGCGCTCTCGGGCTGCACCCTGCGCGACTGCCGCCTGTCCGGAGCGACGCTCTCCGGCGGCACCATCAGCGCATGCACCCTGACCGGATGCCTGCTCGACGGAGCCCGCCTCGACGGCTGCGCCGTGGAGGACACCACCGTAAGCGCAAGCACGCTGTTCGGAGCCATGCTAAGCGGCGTCAGCATCCGCAGTTCCGAATTCGCAGGCACGGACCTTTCGCGCGCCACCCTCGACCGCGCGGCCTTCTCCGGCATCGAACTCACGGACTGCCTGTTTGACGGCTGCATCGCGCGGGGGTGCACCTTCGTCAACACGCCCGTGCGCGCCTGCTCCTTCGCCAACGCATGGTTCACGGCCACCACAGCGGACGATGCGGAACTGCGCGCCGCGCGGGACAGAACCGAGGACGCCATCATCCGCGCCCCCATCGGGGCAAAACCCACGGCAACGGCCAAGCCCGCCGCGCAACTCACCGCCCTCGAACGCTTTGCCGCCATACGCGACATGCGCCGCCACATGGGCCACTGGCTTCGCGCCAACCACAGGCGGCTGGACTGGTGCGCGGCCAAGCTCGGCCCCGAAGCGGCCGACATGCTCGCCGCGCTGCCCGCGCTTGTGGAGGCCCCGGCCATGCCAGCGGACGGCGCTCCGGCTCCGGGCTGCCGCATCGACGGCTTCGTACCCACCCGGCACTGCCTGCTGTCGCTGGAACGGCTGACCGGCATCCGCCGCACGCCCGATCCCGAGGCGGGGGCGGTCCCCATCCGCGTCGAGGGCCTGTACACCATCGGCAGCGTGGGCAGCATCGCCCAGACGGCGCGCTCCGACATCGACATGTGGCTGTGCGCGGACGAATCCGCAGCCGACAAGGCGACACGCCAAGCCTTTCGCGACAAGCTCGCGGCGATCGAGCGCTTCGCCGAGGAGCGGCACGCTCTGGAACTGCACTTCTTCGTCATGGACATGGCGAGCGTGCGCGACAACGATTTCGGATTAAGCGACAAGGAAAGCGCAGGATCGAGTCAGGCCCTGCTGCTGAAGGAGGAATTCTACAGGACGGCGCTGTGTCTGGCGGGCAGAAAACCGGCATGGTGGGCCACAGGCCCCGGCACGGACGAAAAGGCGTACGCCCGTGCCGCAGGAACGCAGCCGGAGCGCATCGGCCTGCCGGACGCCGCGCTGGCGGACATCGGGCACCTGCCGCGCATCCCGGCGGAGGAATTCTTTGGCGCGTCGCTGTGGCAGATCGTGAAGGCCCTGAAAAGCCCCTTCAAGTCAATCATGAAATTCGCGCTGCTCGAAGCCTACACCGACTCGCGCGACGCCCCCACCATCTGCGAACGCTTACGGGAAAACGTCACGGCCGGACTGCGGGACTTCTGGAGCGTCGATCCCTACGCCGTGCTCTTTCGTGAGGTGAACCGCCACTTCGCCGAGGGCGGCCGGGCCGAGGCGCAAGCGCTAGTCGCCATGGCCTTCGACCAGCGGACAGGCTTCACGCGCATGGAGCCGACCACGGGCCGCAGCGCCGACGTGCGCGGGTTCAGCTTCATCGAATACTTCTTCCCGCACTGCCCGGCGGAACTGCCAAGCGCCAGCGCGACGCGGCGCACGCAGTCCCTGCGCCCCGCCAGCGTCAACGGCGTGCAGAGCTTCTCGCGGCAGATGGAGCTTGGCCGGCAGGTGGCGCGCTTCATGTTCCAGACCTACGAAAACATCCGCGCCATGTCCGGGCAGGCGGACGGCGTACGCATCACGGACGAGGACCTCACGCGGCTCGGCAGAAAGATATTCGCACACTTCCAGCCGCGCCCCGGCAAGATCATGCACATCCCGTTCATGAACTCGCCGCGCGGCATGTTCGCGTCCATGCACATCGCCTGCGAAAACGCTCCGGGAAAGCCCACGGAATGGGTGGCCAGCGGCGAACTAGCCGGACAGAAGGGGAAGAACAAGCGCAATGAGGAGATGCACCGCGAACGACATCCGGTGCGACTGGCGGCGTGGCTCGCGGGGAATGGCATCCATTCGCCGGGCATGCAGCTCTCCGGGCAGAACATCGTCGCCCCGGCCAGCCTGCCCGACCTCGCCTCGCTCCTCGATGCGTTGAGCCACACGTTCGGTCGCGCCGACGTCTTCGACGCACCCGTGGAGGAGACGCTGCGCCCAGAGCGCGTCACCCGCGCCCTCGTGGCCGTGAACATGCTCACGGAGCGCGAGGCCAAGACCTACGGCGACGTGGCCCTCGTCTACGCCACCAACTGGGGGGAACTGTTCTGCATCGTCAAGCCCAAGGCTCTCGCGCTCCTCAAGGACGACCCGCGCGGCTTCGTGCGCGCGAACTCCGGCGCGGAAATGGACGCGGATGCGCCCCTTGCCGTGTGGATGCCGAAAAAATGCCTCGCCCCGCGCATCGCCACGGGATGA
- a CDS encoding YceI family protein: protein MADAARRIAPGELRQWMDEGREFLCVDVLLPAVHEARRLPGALGACVYEVEFAARMQSLAPDVATTIVLYGEDENTQGADMAAGKLAHLGYGDVWVLAGGARGWVERGLPVEGTGRMPAPEGFVLVEGVYAAVADQCHLEWTGRNARGRHTGTLRVARGRLDVSGGTMRGEVLVALSSLVDTDLADDSLRAMLVAHLLSDDFFFAERYPEARFVLEAAVPVHGATPGQASHDLRGQLELRGVRHPLAVRATLSNLSNGGIGVSAHLEFDRTQWGVAYGSGRFFRHLGHHLVYDMIGVELRLVFGLG from the coding sequence ATGGCAGATGCCGCGCGGCGCATCGCGCCCGGTGAACTTCGGCAGTGGATGGACGAGGGGCGGGAATTTTTGTGCGTGGACGTACTGCTGCCCGCCGTGCACGAAGCGCGGCGGCTGCCCGGAGCGCTTGGGGCCTGCGTGTACGAGGTGGAATTCGCCGCGCGGATGCAGTCCCTCGCACCGGACGTCGCGACGACCATAGTGCTCTACGGCGAGGACGAGAATACCCAAGGGGCGGACATGGCCGCGGGGAAGCTGGCGCACCTCGGGTATGGCGACGTGTGGGTGCTGGCCGGAGGAGCGCGGGGCTGGGTGGAGCGCGGGCTGCCCGTGGAGGGGACGGGGCGCATGCCCGCTCCCGAGGGCTTCGTGCTCGTCGAGGGCGTGTATGCGGCCGTCGCGGACCAGTGCCATTTGGAATGGACGGGGCGCAACGCGCGGGGGCGGCACACGGGCACGCTACGCGTGGCGCGCGGCAGGCTCGACGTGTCCGGCGGGACCATGCGCGGGGAGGTGCTGGTGGCGCTGTCGTCCCTCGTCGATACGGATCTCGCCGACGACTCCCTGCGGGCGATGCTCGTCGCGCATCTGCTGTCCGACGATTTTTTCTTTGCGGAGCGGTATCCGGAGGCGCGCTTCGTGCTTGAGGCCGCAGTGCCCGTGCATGGGGCTACGCCGGGGCAGGCGAGTCACGATCTGCGCGGGCAGTTGGAGCTTCGTGGAGTTCGCCACCCGTTGGCCGTTCGCGCCACACTGTCCAACCTGTCCAATGGCGGCATCGGCGTGAGCGCGCATCTGGAGTTCGACCGTACGCAGTGGGGCGTGGCGTATGGCTCCGGGCGGTTCTTCCGGCATCTCGGGCATCATCTCGTCTACGACATGATTGGGGTGGAACTGCGGCTTGTGTTCGGCCTCGGCTAG
- a CDS encoding HD-GYP domain-containing protein, giving the protein MIRKIPVTELRPGMFVVDTGLSWMDYPYLFADEGIIESSEQVLRIAEDYTEAFIDTERGTYATLDIGDGGMAEAVTSEAGASPARVPLAMEIAHARKFYDESLTFARSFMNAVGEGGGIDYERSETFVEGVIDSVSRNPDALVSMTKLRAFDEYTYTHCINVAVLSTAFAEFRGLSRADLMDVGLAGLYHDIGKTLIPPRVLNKPGRLTESEFNIIRKHPERGLLMLRSGRPLPERVLRGVAEHHEKYNGSGYPARRRDEAIHPFARIISLADVYDALTSRRVYKNGLSPHNALRIMYGMRGQDFHPGSVERFIKFIGIYPVGALVRLDNGMHAVVCGSNSASPLLPEVIVAFDRDMRPVERMRVDMAAQAAGAVPVAIEACLEPADYGIRTEEYLG; this is encoded by the coding sequence ATGATACGAAAGATTCCCGTTACCGAGCTTCGTCCTGGCATGTTCGTGGTGGATACCGGGCTGTCGTGGATGGACTATCCCTATCTGTTCGCGGATGAGGGGATCATCGAGTCGTCGGAACAGGTGCTGCGCATCGCCGAGGACTATACTGAGGCCTTCATCGACACCGAGCGCGGAACCTATGCCACGTTGGACATCGGCGACGGCGGCATGGCCGAGGCGGTGACCTCGGAGGCGGGCGCATCTCCGGCACGCGTGCCGCTGGCGATGGAGATCGCGCATGCGCGCAAGTTCTACGATGAGTCCCTGACCTTTGCGCGTTCGTTCATGAACGCCGTGGGCGAGGGCGGCGGCATCGACTACGAGCGCTCCGAAACCTTCGTCGAGGGCGTCATCGACTCCGTGAGCCGTAATCCCGACGCGTTGGTCAGTATGACCAAGCTTCGGGCCTTCGACGAATACACCTACACCCACTGCATCAACGTGGCCGTGCTGAGCACCGCCTTCGCCGAATTCCGAGGCCTGTCGCGGGCGGATCTCATGGACGTCGGACTGGCCGGGCTGTACCACGACATCGGCAAGACGCTCATCCCCCCGCGTGTGCTGAACAAGCCCGGACGCTTGACCGAGAGCGAGTTCAACATCATCCGCAAGCATCCCGAACGCGGGCTGCTGATGCTGCGAAGCGGCAGGCCGCTGCCGGAGCGGGTGCTTCGTGGCGTGGCGGAGCATCATGAGAAATACAATGGAAGTGGCTATCCAGCCAGACGAAGAGACGAAGCGATTCATCCCTTCGCGCGCATCATTTCGCTTGCCGACGTGTACGACGCACTGACCAGCCGCCGGGTGTACAAGAACGGCCTGTCGCCGCACAACGCGTTGCGCATCATGTATGGCATGCGCGGGCAGGATTTCCACCCCGGCAGCGTGGAGCGCTTCATCAAGTTCATAGGCATCTACCCGGTGGGGGCGCTGGTGCGCCTCGACAACGGGATGCATGCCGTGGTCTGCGGCTCCAACAGCGCGTCACCGCTTCTGCCCGAGGTCATCGTGGCCTTCGACCGCGACATGCGTCCCGTCGAACGCATGCGCGTGGACATGGCGGCGCAGGCTGCAGGGGCCGTCCCTGTGGCCATCGAGGCTTGCCTCGAACCCGCCGACTACGGCATTCGCACCGAGGAGTACCTCGGCTGA
- a CDS encoding glycosyltransferase family 2 protein, protein MGGHMRRPLVTAIVSTFDAERLFAGCMENLLRQSLYARGLLEIVVVDSGSRQGESALAAAYAREHPGIVCLRTQRETLYAAWNRAVGVALGRYIANANTDDRHHPDTMRVMAEWLDASGAGLAYADTLITPAVNETHMDTRSDVVWAMPGYSLRQAVVDCIFGPVTMWRADAHDAIGMFPEEMRIAGDYAFFLHVAWKMGAVHVPLPLGLCHQSMDNLSSDVVGAVRENYAFLPALRRCIPLADMYPFLDGNASDAARCIALVDYANLLLFAPGGHADPAHALDLYAEVDALCPGRFDVRFNAAVAMVKAGERERAMDALRGIDVRDDEERTLVAHNVRLLQRGEPLWKLATVSVSHPLTDALAPLVPRERRRMSRAQYIALRPGGAAYLAGDASADATR, encoded by the coding sequence ATGGGGGGACATATGCGGCGGCCACTGGTGACGGCCATCGTCTCGACCTTCGACGCGGAGCGCCTGTTCGCTGGCTGCATGGAGAATCTTCTGCGGCAGAGCCTCTACGCGCGGGGGCTTCTGGAGATCGTGGTGGTCGACAGCGGATCGCGGCAGGGCGAGAGCGCGCTGGCCGCCGCCTACGCGCGCGAGCATCCGGGTATCGTCTGCCTGCGCACACAGCGCGAGACGCTCTATGCGGCGTGGAACCGCGCCGTGGGCGTTGCCTTGGGGCGCTACATTGCTAACGCCAACACCGACGACCGCCACCATCCGGACACGATGCGCGTCATGGCCGAATGGCTCGACGCCTCGGGAGCGGGGCTGGCCTATGCCGATACCCTCATCACGCCCGCCGTCAACGAGACGCACATGGACACGCGCTCCGACGTGGTATGGGCCATGCCCGGGTATTCGCTGCGTCAGGCCGTTGTCGACTGCATTTTCGGCCCGGTGACCATGTGGCGTGCCGATGCGCATGATGCGATCGGCATGTTTCCGGAGGAAATGCGCATCGCGGGCGACTATGCGTTTTTCCTACACGTGGCGTGGAAGATGGGGGCCGTCCACGTTCCTCTGCCGCTTGGGCTGTGCCATCAATCAATGGACAATCTGTCTTCCGACGTGGTAGGGGCGGTTCGCGAAAATTATGCGTTCCTTCCCGCTTTGCGTCGATGCATTCCCCTTGCGGACATGTATCCGTTTCTTGATGGGAACGCCTCGGACGCAGCCCGGTGCATAGCGCTTGTGGATTACGCGAACCTGCTGCTGTTCGCTCCGGGAGGGCACGCGGACCCGGCGCACGCCCTCGACCTCTACGCCGAGGTCGACGCGTTGTGTCCGGGGCGCTTCGACGTGCGCTTCAACGCCGCAGTGGCCATGGTCAAGGCGGGTGAGCGCGAGCGGGCCATGGACGCGTTGCGGGGCATCGACGTTCGGGACGACGAGGAACGGACGCTGGTGGCGCACAACGTTCGCCTGCTCCAGCGTGGCGAGCCGCTGTGGAAGCTGGCGACGGTGAGTGTTTCGCATCCGCTCACGGATGCACTTGCGCCGCTGGTGCCCCGGGAACGACGCAGGATGTCGCGCGCGCAGTATATCGCGCTGCGGCCGGGTGGCGCGGCGTACCTCGCAGGCGACGCATCGGCGGACGCGACGAGGTAG
- a CDS encoding O-antigen ligase family protein → MVRRRVPGVGPNPLQMALPLVMLLGLCLAFGWLLPHLSPTKALAFLSAIIMFMVCLFSTQAALYIIIFSMLLGPEFVVGSTGGASLGRGVTLRVNDFVLVVVAFSWLAKMAMNKRLGLFLHTPLNGPIAAYTLACVVSSGIGAVMGRVDLKTSFFYVVKYFEYMFVYFMVVNHLRSRRQLRGFVLAFIATCVIAAIVGVLQIPGGGRITAPFEGDKGEPNTFGGYLMFMISICGGLAWHLRDYRQRVALVASAGLFLVPLLYTGSRGSYLGLAVAMAVFVLFTPRRVVTGLIMSAIISALLLGAPEIAKRRIEHTFTQGATRTDVEEVMGVRLDTSSSARLRSWMQVSKDWLIHPMLGYGVTGYKFLDGQYFRIIIETGLVGLSLFVFLMLRTAAVLRAVYRRARDDLERGWTMGVLIGFAGLLAHGLSANTFIIGRIMEPFWFSVGMIVMIPRLTDAGDEGEVASVADGDAVVSHGEGEDGASV, encoded by the coding sequence ATGGTGCGCAGGCGAGTTCCCGGTGTGGGGCCGAACCCCCTGCAAATGGCGCTACCCCTCGTCATGCTACTCGGCCTGTGTCTGGCCTTCGGCTGGCTTCTGCCGCACCTGTCCCCCACCAAGGCGCTGGCCTTCCTGAGCGCCATCATCATGTTCATGGTCTGCCTGTTCAGCACGCAGGCGGCACTTTACATCATCATCTTTTCCATGCTGCTCGGGCCGGAGTTCGTGGTCGGCTCCACGGGCGGGGCGTCGCTTGGGCGCGGCGTTACGCTGCGCGTCAACGACTTCGTGCTGGTGGTCGTGGCGTTCTCATGGTTGGCCAAGATGGCCATGAACAAGCGGTTGGGGCTGTTCCTGCACACGCCGCTCAATGGGCCTATCGCGGCCTATACCCTGGCCTGCGTGGTGTCGTCCGGCATCGGGGCCGTTATGGGGCGCGTGGATCTGAAGACCTCGTTTTTCTACGTCGTGAAGTACTTCGAGTACATGTTCGTGTATTTCATGGTGGTCAACCACTTGCGCAGCAGGCGGCAGCTCAGGGGCTTCGTGCTGGCCTTTATCGCGACGTGCGTCATCGCCGCCATCGTGGGCGTGCTCCAGATTCCGGGGGGCGGGCGTATCACCGCGCCCTTCGAGGGTGACAAGGGCGAGCCGAATACCTTCGGCGGCTACCTGATGTTCATGATTTCCATCTGTGGCGGGCTTGCATGGCATCTGCGGGACTATCGGCAACGCGTCGCGCTGGTGGCGAGCGCGGGGCTGTTTCTGGTGCCGCTTCTGTATACGGGGTCGCGCGGGTCGTATCTGGGGCTGGCCGTGGCCATGGCCGTCTTCGTGCTGTTCACGCCGCGCAGGGTTGTGACCGGGCTGATTATGAGCGCCATCATCTCCGCGTTGCTCCTCGGTGCGCCGGAGATCGCCAAGCGCCGCATCGAGCACACTTTTACGCAGGGGGCAACGCGAACCGACGTGGAGGAGGTGATGGGCGTGCGCCTCGACACCTCGTCCTCGGCGCGGCTGCGCAGTTGGATGCAGGTTTCGAAGGACTGGCTCATCCATCCCATGCTCGGCTACGGCGTGACGGGGTACAAATTCCTCGACGGGCAGTATTTCCGCATCATCATCGAAACGGGGCTGGTGGGGCTGTCCCTGTTCGTCTTCCTCATGCTGCGCACCGCCGCAGTGCTGCGTGCAGTCTACCGCCGCGCGCGCGACGACCTCGAACGCGGTTGGACCATGGGCGTGCTCATCGGCTTCGCCGGTCTGCTGGCCCACGGCCTGAGTGCCAACACGTTCATCATCGGCCGCATTATGGAGCCGTTTTGGTTCTCGGTGGGGATGATCGTCATGATTCCGCGCCTGACGGATGCGGGAGACGAAGGAGAAGTCGCGTCAGTGGCGGATGGGGATGCCGTCGTCTCCCACGGTGAGGGGGAGGACGGCGCGAGCGTATGA